A region of the Prosthecodimorpha staleyi genome:
CGGTGCGCTGCCGACACTGGCGGTCACCGAGGGGCTGACCCGCTTCGCCGACGCCTGCCTGTCGGCTGCGGTCGACCATGCCCTGCGCGAGGCGGCCGGCCGCGGCAAGATCGCGCTGATCGATGCGGACGAGCCGGCGCGCGGGTCCGGCCTGATCCTGCTCGCCATGGGCAAGCAGGGCGCCTATGAGCTCAACTATTCCTCCGATGTCGACCTGATCGTCTTCTTCGACCACGCCCGCGTGCGCGACCGGCTGGCCGATCCGGACGAGGCCGTCGACCTCTTCGTGCGCATCACCAAGCGCATGGTCAGGATCATGCAGGAGCGCACCGCCGACGGTTACGTGTTCCGCGTCGACCTGCGCCTGCGGCCGGATCCGGGCGCGACGCCGATCGCCATGTCGGTCGATGCCGCCCTGCAATATTACGAGAGCATGGGGCAGAACTGGGAGCGCGCGGCCCTGATCAAGGCCCGCCCCTGTGCCGGCGACATCGCGGCCGGCGAGGCCTTCCTCAACGAGATCCGCCCCTATATCTGGCGCAAGTATTTCGACTATGCCGCGATCGCCGACGTCCATTCGATCAAGCGGCAGATCCACGCGCATCGCGGCCATGGCGACATCGCCGTGGAGGGCCACAACGTCAAGCTCGGCCGCGGCGGCATCCGCGAAATCGAGTTCTTCGTGCAGACCCAGCAGTTGATCGCCGGCGGCCGCAATCCGCGCCTGCGCGGGCGCGCAACCCTGGCCATGCTCGACGAACTGGTCGACCTCGGCTGGATCGGTGCCCGCGTGCGCGACGAGCTGGCCGAGGCCTATCTGTTCCTGCGCGCGGTCGAGCACCGCATCCAGATGGTCGCCGACGAGCAGACCCACACCCTGCCGGAGACGGCGGAGGGTGTCGGCCGCATCGCCCGGATGATGGGCTTCCGCAATCGCGCCGACTTCGCCACAGCCCTCCGGCAGCGGCTCGCCACCGTGCAGGGCCACTACGCGCATCTGTTCGAAAGCGCGCCCGAGCTCTCCTCAGGCCGCGGCAATCTCGTCTTCACCGGCGACGACGACGATCCCGGCACGATCGAGACCCTGTCGCGGCTCGGCTATGCCCGCCCGGCGGACGTGACCGCCGCCATCCGGGCCTGGCATTTCGGGCGCTATGCCGCGACACGCTCCACCGTCGCGCGCGAGCGGCTGACCGAACTGACGCCGGCCCTGGTCGAGGCGCTGGCCGCCACCGCCAATGCCGATGCGGCTTTCCTGGCCTTCGACCGCTTCGTGGCGCGCCTGCCGGCCGGCATCCAGATCTTCTCGATCCTGGTGTCCAATCCGCGCCTGCTGTCGTTGTTCGCCGTCATCATGGGGTCGGCACCGAAGCTCGCCGAAACCCTGTCGCGACGCCCGCGCGTCATCGACGCCGTCCTCGAGCCGGCCTTCTTCGACGTGGTACCGCACGAGGCGGAACTGAAGCGCCGGCTCGAACAGTCCTTCGCCGAGGCCGCGTCCTACGAGGATCTGCTCGACCGCGCGCGCATTTTCGCCCAGGAGCAGATGTTCCTGATCGGCGTGCGCATCCTGACCGGCACCCTGTCGATCGGTCAGGCCGGCGTCGCCTATGCGACCCTGGCGGGGCTTCTGGTCGCCGCGGTGCTCGGCCATGTCGAGACCGAGATGGCCCGCGTGCACGGGCGCATCGCAGGCGGTTCGGCGGCGGTGGTCGCCATGGGCAAGCTCGGCGGGCGCGAGATGACGGCCGCCTCCGATCTCGACCTGATCCTGGTCTACGACTTCGCGGCCGATGCCGACATGTCGGACGGCCCGAAACCCCTGATGGCCGGACAATATTATGCCCGTCTGACCCAGCGCCTGATCGCCGCCCTGTCGGCCCCGACCGCCGAAGGGGCCATCTACGCGGTCGATTTCCGCCTGCGTCCATCCGGCAACAAGGGGCCGGTGGCGACCAGCCTCGCCGCCTTCCGCGACTACCAGGCCCGCGAGGCCTGGACCTGGGAGCGGATGGCGCTGACCCGCGCCCGGGTGGTGGCGGGCCCGCCGGCCTTCGCCGCCGTGGTCGAAGACGCCATCCGCGAGGCCCTCGCCCGCCCGCTCGACCCGGACAGGCTGCGCGCCGACGTGGCCGAGATGCGCGGTCTGATCGAGGCGGACAAGGGCACGCGCGACATCTGGGACATCAAGCAACATGCCGGCGGCCTGGTCGATCTCGAATTCATCGCCCAGTATCTGATGCTGCGCCACGGCCCGGCCGAGCCGGCGCTGTTTGCGACCAACACGGCGGTCGCGCTGGAGCGCCTGGCCGCCCGGGGCCATCTCGCGCCCGGCGATGCCGAGGTGCTGCAATCGGCCCTGCGGCTCTATCAGGCGCTCACGCAATGGCTGCGGCTCGCCCAGGACGGCGCCTTCGATCCGAAGACGGCACCGGGCGGCCTCGTCGACCTGATCGCGCGCGCCGGAGAGGCGCCCG
Encoded here:
- a CDS encoding bifunctional [glutamine synthetase] adenylyltransferase/[glutamine synthetase]-adenylyl-L-tyrosine phosphorylase, with the protein product MSKSGSAGARSVTDRRLIARIATVFAPDSKKAGKLALDRVRSRAADEPEGAALATLLEADARVGTFLTGVFGSSPYLTDLAARDPGRLARILTAEPERLIDDLVAAARTARAEDEAALMARLRHLKQETALALALADLAGALPTLAVTEGLTRFADACLSAAVDHALREAAGRGKIALIDADEPARGSGLILLAMGKQGAYELNYSSDVDLIVFFDHARVRDRLADPDEAVDLFVRITKRMVRIMQERTADGYVFRVDLRLRPDPGATPIAMSVDAALQYYESMGQNWERAALIKARPCAGDIAAGEAFLNEIRPYIWRKYFDYAAIADVHSIKRQIHAHRGHGDIAVEGHNVKLGRGGIREIEFFVQTQQLIAGGRNPRLRGRATLAMLDELVDLGWIGARVRDELAEAYLFLRAVEHRIQMVADEQTHTLPETAEGVGRIARMMGFRNRADFATALRQRLATVQGHYAHLFESAPELSSGRGNLVFTGDDDDPGTIETLSRLGYARPADVTAAIRAWHFGRYAATRSTVARERLTELTPALVEALAATANADAAFLAFDRFVARLPAGIQIFSILVSNPRLLSLFAVIMGSAPKLAETLSRRPRVIDAVLEPAFFDVVPHEAELKRRLEQSFAEAASYEDLLDRARIFAQEQMFLIGVRILTGTLSIGQAGVAYATLAGLLVAAVLGHVETEMARVHGRIAGGSAAVVAMGKLGGREMTAASDLDLILVYDFAADADMSDGPKPLMAGQYYARLTQRLIAALSAPTAEGAIYAVDFRLRPSGNKGPVATSLAAFRDYQAREAWTWERMALTRARVVAGPPAFAAVVEDAIREALARPLDPDRLRADVAEMRGLIEADKGTRDIWDIKQHAGGLVDLEFIAQYLMLRHGPAEPALFATNTAVALERLAARGHLAPGDAEVLQSALRLYQALTQWLRLAQDGAFDPKTAPGGLVDLIARAGEAPDLRVLAARLQDSEAAVRGCFERIIGRPRA